The Lentimicrobium sp. L6 genome contains a region encoding:
- a CDS encoding S1 RNA-binding domain-containing protein yields the protein MIQLGEYNELAAKRQTDNGWYLVDDEDYEVLMPNKYVPENCEEGTQVKVFVYKDSEDRIVATTDTPLIRVNEFAFLLVKDVNSFGAFLEWGMEKDLLVPFSEQQHRMSAGDTVVVRLVLDEKTERLFGTTKLNKYLVTEHIVVKEGEEVDAIIIDESDLGFKAIIEDAHQGLLYKSETFRTLEIGDKLKVWVKKIRPDGKIDLSLQQQGYESIEPAAQKILDKLEKNDGYLALHDKSHPMEVAEFLHMSKKVFKKALGTLYSKRLIVLEDKGIRLVKK from the coding sequence ATGATACAATTAGGAGAATATAACGAGCTAGCGGCAAAAAGACAAACAGATAATGGATGGTATTTGGTTGATGATGAGGATTATGAGGTTCTGATGCCCAATAAATATGTGCCTGAAAATTGTGAGGAGGGTACACAAGTTAAAGTGTTCGTTTATAAAGATTCTGAAGATAGAATTGTAGCTACTACAGATACGCCTTTGATTCGTGTCAATGAGTTTGCTTTTTTACTAGTAAAAGATGTCAATTCATTTGGTGCTTTCTTAGAGTGGGGTATGGAAAAGGACTTATTGGTTCCATTTAGCGAGCAACAACATAGAATGTCAGCAGGTGATACCGTGGTGGTGCGTTTAGTTTTAGATGAGAAAACTGAACGACTATTCGGTACTACCAAGCTCAATAAATATCTGGTTACAGAACATATCGTAGTTAAGGAAGGTGAAGAAGTAGATGCCATTATTATTGATGAATCAGACTTGGGTTTTAAAGCTATTATTGAGGATGCGCATCAAGGATTACTATATAAAAGTGAAACTTTCAGGACATTGGAAATAGGAGATAAACTAAAGGTTTGGGTGAAGAAAATCCGTCCAGATGGTAAAATTGATTTGAGTCTACAGCAACAGGGCTATGAAAGTATTGAGCCAGCGGCTCAGAAAATTCTAGATAAATTAGAGAAAAATGATGGTTATTTAGCACTTCACGACAAAAGTCATCCCATGGAAGTAGCAGAATTTCTTCATATGAGTAAAAAAGTATTTAAAAAAGCTTTAGGGACTCTTTATAGTAAAAGGCTTATTGTATTGGAAGATAAAGGGATACGATTGGTGAAAAAATAA